The following are encoded together in the Juglans microcarpa x Juglans regia isolate MS1-56 chromosome 2D, Jm3101_v1.0, whole genome shotgun sequence genome:
- the LOC121248432 gene encoding membrane steroid-binding protein 1 → MALELWETLKEAIPVYTGLSPATFFTVTALFFAVYYVISGLFGSSDHHQRSREYEQPSEPPPPPVQLGEISEDDLKQYDGSDPQKPLLMAIKGQIYDVSQSRMFYGPGGPYALFAGKDASRALAKMSFEEKDLTGDITGLGPFEVEALQDWEYKFMSKYVKVGTVKSVPVTDGAPTGEHAESTDRDVAKPAEDGPSESAAVITEETPAAEADAAKE, encoded by the exons ATGGCTCTGGAACTGTGGGAGACACTGAAGGAGGCGATCCCAGTCTACACGGGGCTCTCTCCGGCGACCTTCTTCACGGTTACCGCTCTTTTCTTCGCTGTATACTACGTGATATCGGGTCTGTTTGGGTCTTCCGACCATCATCAGAGGTCTAGGGAGTACGAGCAGCCGTCAGAGCCTCCGCCGCCTCCGGTGCAGCTCGGAGAGATCTCCGAGGATGACCTCAAGCAGTACGATGGATCCGACCCCCAGAAGCCTTTGCTCATGGCCATCAAGGGCCAGATCTACGATGTGTCGCAGAGCAG GATGTTTTATGGACCAGGTGGACCTTATGCATTGTTTGCTGGAAAGGATGCTAGCAGAGCTCTTGCAAAAATGTCTTTTGAAGAGAAAGATCTGACGGGGGATATAACCGGTCTTGGTCCTTTTGAAGTCGAGGCTTTGCAGGACTGGGAATACAAGTTTATGAGCAAGTATGTTAAGGTTGGAACCGTCAAGTCTGTTCCAGTGACTGATGGGGCACCGACCGGTGAACATGCAGAATCTACTGATCGCGATGTTGCTAAGCCTGCTGAAGATGGTCCATCAGAAAGTGCAGCTGTTATCACTGAGGAAACTCCTGCTGCTGAGGCTGATGCTGCAAAAGAGTAA
- the LOC121248435 gene encoding F-box/LRR-repeat protein At3g48880, whose translation MEDGYSIARRWEDLDTDVLVKIFQSFNIFELTSGIAHVCSAWRMACCDPLLWKTLDLSMLKSNFIIIQLDPYVYVDSRSDKILTRLLKISLSLSKGNITTLIFHFNLYVSDDQLTYTAERCPRLRRLVLPAWNRIKKTGICKAIGTWKDLESLTMPKIANPPYLMEEISKNCKYFNKLKIMGPFDVLFASTLAAFLPKLKVLSLRCSVVYKDALIIILDGLQHLEVLNISHCLLIEVLPPPASKRVVREIDESIRRRASQLREFLTCMKDSCIMCQRTKNDEGLMRWYKYEEGLWKADEVSSLAL comes from the exons ATGGAAGACGGTTACTCTATTGCGAGGAGATGGGAGGACCTGGACACTGATGTTTTGGTGAAGATTTTCCAGTCCTTCAACATCTTTGAGCTAACTTCAGGCATTGCTCATGTCTGCAGTGCATGGCGTATGGCTTGCTGCGATCCTCTGCTTTGGAAAACACTTGATTTATCAATGTTGAAATCCAATTTCATAATAATCCAATTAGATCCATATGTTTATGTTGATAGCCGTTCTGATAAGATACTAACTCGTCTgttgaagatttctttgagtCTCAGCAAGGGAAACATAACAACCTTGATTTTCCATTTCAACCTATACGTGAGCGATGATCAGTTGACTTACACTGCTGAAAG GTGCCCAAGGCTAAGACGGCTTGTTCTGCCGGCTTGgaacagaataaaaaaaactggAATATGCAAGGCCATTGGCACATGGAAAGATCTTGAATCCCTGACAATGCCTAAGATAGCAAATCCCCCATACCTCATGGAGGAGATTTCCAAGAACTGCAAGTACTTTAATAAACTGAAGATTATGGGTCCTTTTGATGTTTTATTTGCTTCTACACTAGCTGCATTTCTTCCAAAATTGAAGGTCCTAAGTCTCCGATGCTCAGTTGTATATAAAGATGCTCTGATAATAATTTTGGATGGTTTGCAACACCTAGAGGTGCTTAACATATCGCATTGCCTTCTGATAGAAGTCCTTCCACCTCCTGCATCTAAAAGAGTTGTTAGAGAAATTGATGAATCTATCCGCAGAAGGGCTTCTCAGTTACGTGAATTTTTAACATGCATGAAAGATTCATGCATTATGTGCCAGCGAACGAAAAATGACGAAGGACTCATGAGGTGGTACAAGTATGAGGAAGGGCTTTGGAAAGCAGATGAGGTGAGCTCTCTTGCTCTTTGA